From one Rattus norvegicus strain BN/NHsdMcwi chromosome 7, GRCr8, whole genome shotgun sequence genomic stretch:
- the Asic1 gene encoding acid-sensing ion channel 1 isoform X1, protein MPIQIFCSVSFSSGEEAPGSMADIWGPHHHRQQQDSSESEEEEEKEMEAGSELDEGDDSPRDLVAFANSCTLHGASHVFVEGGPGPRQALWAVAFVIALGAFLCQVGDRVAYYLSYPHVTLLDEVATTELVFPAVTFCNTNAVRLSQLSYPDLLYLAPMLGLDESDDPGVPLAPPGPEAFSGEPFNLHRFYNRSCHRLEDMLLYCSYCGGPCGPHNFSVVFTRYGKCYTFNSGQDGRPRLKTMKGGTGNGLEIMLDIQQDEYLPVWGETDETSFEAGIKVQIHSQDEPPFIDQLGFGVAPGFQTFVSCQEQRQLIYLPSPWGTCNAVTMDSDFFDSYSITACRIDCETRYLVENCNCRMVHMPGDAPYCTPEQYKECADPALDFLVEKDQEYCVCEMPCNLTRYGKELSMVKIPSKASAKYLAKKFNKSEQYIGENILVLDIFFEVLNYETIEQKKAYEIAGLLGDIGGQMGLFIGASILTVLELFDYAYEVIKHRLCRRGKCQKEAKRSSADKGVALSLDDVKRHNPCESLRGHPAGMTYAANILPHHPARGTFEDFTC, encoded by the exons ATGCCCATCCAGATCTTTTGTTCTGTGTCATTCTCCTCTGGAGAGGAGGCCCCGGGATCCATGGCAGATATCTGGGGTCCCCACCACCACCGGCAGCAGCAGGACAGCTCAGAAtcggaagaagaggaagagaaggaaatggaggCAGGGTCGGAGTTGGATGAGGGTGATGACTCACCTAGGGACTTGGTGGCCTTCGCCAACAGCTGTACCCTCCATGGTGCCAGCCATGTGTTTGTGGAAGGGGGCCCAGGGCCAAGGCAGGCCTTATGGGCAGTGGCCTTTGTCATAGCACTGGGTGCCTTCCTGTGCCAGGTAGGGGACCGCGTTGCTTATTACCTCAGCTACCCACACGTGACTTTGCTAGACGAAGTGGCCACCACGGAGCTGGTCTTCCCAGCTGTCACCTTCTGCAACACCAATGCCGTGCGGTTGTCCCAGCTCAGCTACCCTGACTTGCTCTACCTGGCCCCCATGCTAGGACTGGATGAGAGTGATGACCCCGGGGTGCCCCTTGCTCCTCCTGGCCCAGAGGCTTTCTCCGGGGAGCCTTTTAACCTCCATCGTTTCTATAATCGCTCTTGCCACCGGCTGGAGGACATGCTGCTCTATTGTTCCTACTGTGGGGGCCCCTGTGGTCCCCACAACTTCTCAGTG GTCTTCACTCGGTATGGGAAGTGTTACACATTCAACTCGGGCCAAGATGGGCGGCCACGGCTGAAGACCATGAAAGGTGGGACTGGCAATGGCCTGGAGATCATGCTGGACATTCAGCAAGATGAATATTTGCCTGTGTGGGGAGAGACCG ACGAGACATCCTTCGAAGCAGGCATCAAAGTGCAGATCCACAGTCAGGATGAACCCCCTTTCATCGACCAGCTGGGCTTTGGTGTGGCTCCAGGTTTCCAGACGTTTGTGTCTTGCCAGGAGCAGAGG CAGCTCATCTACCTGCCCTCACCCTGGGGCACCTGCAATGCTGTTACCATGGACTCGGATTTCTTCGACTCCTACAGCATCACTGCCTGCCGGATTGATTGCGAGACGCGTTACCTGGTGGAGAACTGCAACTGCCGTATGGTGCACATGCCAG GGGACGCCCCATACTGCACTCCAGAGCAGTACAAGGAGTGTGCAGATCCTGCCCTGG ACTTCCTAGTGGAGAAAGACCAGGAATACTGCGTGTGTGAGATGCCTTGCAACCTGACCCGCTACGGCAAGGAGCTGTCCATGGTCAAGATCCCAAGCAAAGCCTCCGCCAAGTACCTGGCCAAGAAGTTCAACAAATCGGAGCAGTACATAGG GGAGAACATTCTGGTGCTGGACATTTTCTTTGAAGTCCTCAACTATGAGACCATCGAGCAGAAAAAGGCCTATGAGATCGCAGGGCTGTTGG GTGACATCGGGGGCCAGATGGGGTTGTTCATCGGTGCCAGCATCCTCACCGTGCTGGAACTCTTTGACTATGCCTACGAG GTCATTAAGCACAGGCTGTGCAGACGTGGAAAGTGCCAGAAGGAGGCTAAGAGGAGCAGCGCAGACAAGGGCGTGGCGCTCAGCCTGGATGACGTCAAAAGACAC AATCCCTGCGAGAGCCTCCGAGGACATCCTGCCGGGATGACGTACGCTGCCAACATCCTACCTCACCATCCCGCTCGAGGCACGTTTGAGGACTTTACCTGCTAA
- the Asic1 gene encoding acid-sensing ion channel 1 isoform X2, with protein MPIQIFCSVSFSSGEEAPGSMADIWGPHHHRQQQDSSESEEEEEKEMEAGSELDEGDDSPRDLVAFANSCTLHGASHVFVEGGPGPRQALWAVAFVIALGAFLCQVGDRVAYYLSYPHVTLLDEVATTELVFPAVTFCNTNAVRLSQLSYPDLLYLAPMLGLDESDDPGVPLAPPGPEAFSGEPFNLHRFYNRSCHRLEDMLLYCSYCGGPCGPHNFSVVFTRYGKCYTFNSGQDGRPRLKTMKGGTGNGLEIMLDIQQDEYLPVWGETDETSFEAGIKVQIHSQDEPPFIDQLGFGVAPGFQTFVSCQEQRLIYLPSPWGTCNAVTMDSDFFDSYSITACRIDCETRYLVENCNCRMVHMPGDAPYCTPEQYKECADPALDFLVEKDQEYCVCEMPCNLTRYGKELSMVKIPSKASAKYLAKKFNKSEQYIGENILVLDIFFEVLNYETIEQKKAYEIAGLLGDIGGQMGLFIGASILTVLELFDYAYEVIKHRLCRRGKCQKEAKRSSADKGVALSLDDVKRHNPCESLRGHPAGMTYAANILPHHPARGTFEDFTC; from the exons ATGCCCATCCAGATCTTTTGTTCTGTGTCATTCTCCTCTGGAGAGGAGGCCCCGGGATCCATGGCAGATATCTGGGGTCCCCACCACCACCGGCAGCAGCAGGACAGCTCAGAAtcggaagaagaggaagagaaggaaatggaggCAGGGTCGGAGTTGGATGAGGGTGATGACTCACCTAGGGACTTGGTGGCCTTCGCCAACAGCTGTACCCTCCATGGTGCCAGCCATGTGTTTGTGGAAGGGGGCCCAGGGCCAAGGCAGGCCTTATGGGCAGTGGCCTTTGTCATAGCACTGGGTGCCTTCCTGTGCCAGGTAGGGGACCGCGTTGCTTATTACCTCAGCTACCCACACGTGACTTTGCTAGACGAAGTGGCCACCACGGAGCTGGTCTTCCCAGCTGTCACCTTCTGCAACACCAATGCCGTGCGGTTGTCCCAGCTCAGCTACCCTGACTTGCTCTACCTGGCCCCCATGCTAGGACTGGATGAGAGTGATGACCCCGGGGTGCCCCTTGCTCCTCCTGGCCCAGAGGCTTTCTCCGGGGAGCCTTTTAACCTCCATCGTTTCTATAATCGCTCTTGCCACCGGCTGGAGGACATGCTGCTCTATTGTTCCTACTGTGGGGGCCCCTGTGGTCCCCACAACTTCTCAGTG GTCTTCACTCGGTATGGGAAGTGTTACACATTCAACTCGGGCCAAGATGGGCGGCCACGGCTGAAGACCATGAAAGGTGGGACTGGCAATGGCCTGGAGATCATGCTGGACATTCAGCAAGATGAATATTTGCCTGTGTGGGGAGAGACCG ACGAGACATCCTTCGAAGCAGGCATCAAAGTGCAGATCCACAGTCAGGATGAACCCCCTTTCATCGACCAGCTGGGCTTTGGTGTGGCTCCAGGTTTCCAGACGTTTGTGTCTTGCCAGGAGCAGAGG CTCATCTACCTGCCCTCACCCTGGGGCACCTGCAATGCTGTTACCATGGACTCGGATTTCTTCGACTCCTACAGCATCACTGCCTGCCGGATTGATTGCGAGACGCGTTACCTGGTGGAGAACTGCAACTGCCGTATGGTGCACATGCCAG GGGACGCCCCATACTGCACTCCAGAGCAGTACAAGGAGTGTGCAGATCCTGCCCTGG ACTTCCTAGTGGAGAAAGACCAGGAATACTGCGTGTGTGAGATGCCTTGCAACCTGACCCGCTACGGCAAGGAGCTGTCCATGGTCAAGATCCCAAGCAAAGCCTCCGCCAAGTACCTGGCCAAGAAGTTCAACAAATCGGAGCAGTACATAGG GGAGAACATTCTGGTGCTGGACATTTTCTTTGAAGTCCTCAACTATGAGACCATCGAGCAGAAAAAGGCCTATGAGATCGCAGGGCTGTTGG GTGACATCGGGGGCCAGATGGGGTTGTTCATCGGTGCCAGCATCCTCACCGTGCTGGAACTCTTTGACTATGCCTACGAG GTCATTAAGCACAGGCTGTGCAGACGTGGAAAGTGCCAGAAGGAGGCTAAGAGGAGCAGCGCAGACAAGGGCGTGGCGCTCAGCCTGGATGACGTCAAAAGACAC AATCCCTGCGAGAGCCTCCGAGGACATCCTGCCGGGATGACGTACGCTGCCAACATCCTACCTCACCATCCCGCTCGAGGCACGTTTGAGGACTTTACCTGCTAA
- the Asic1 gene encoding acid-sensing ion channel 1 isoform X5 — MELLTQEAEDETSFEAGIKVQIHSQDEPPFIDQLGFGVAPGFQTFVSCQEQRQLIYLPSPWGTCNAVTMDSDFFDSYSITACRIDCETRYLVENCNCRMVHMPGDAPYCTPEQYKECADPALDFLVEKDQEYCVCEMPCNLTRYGKELSMVKIPSKASAKYLAKKFNKSEQYIGENILVLDIFFEVLNYETIEQKKAYEIAGLLGDIGGQMGLFIGASILTVLELFDYAYEVIKHRLCRRGKCQKEAKRSSADKGVALSLDDVKRHNPCESLRGHPAGMTYAANILPHHPARGTFEDFTC; from the exons ATGGAGCTGCTAACACAGGAGGCTGAAG ACGAGACATCCTTCGAAGCAGGCATCAAAGTGCAGATCCACAGTCAGGATGAACCCCCTTTCATCGACCAGCTGGGCTTTGGTGTGGCTCCAGGTTTCCAGACGTTTGTGTCTTGCCAGGAGCAGAGG CAGCTCATCTACCTGCCCTCACCCTGGGGCACCTGCAATGCTGTTACCATGGACTCGGATTTCTTCGACTCCTACAGCATCACTGCCTGCCGGATTGATTGCGAGACGCGTTACCTGGTGGAGAACTGCAACTGCCGTATGGTGCACATGCCAG GGGACGCCCCATACTGCACTCCAGAGCAGTACAAGGAGTGTGCAGATCCTGCCCTGG ACTTCCTAGTGGAGAAAGACCAGGAATACTGCGTGTGTGAGATGCCTTGCAACCTGACCCGCTACGGCAAGGAGCTGTCCATGGTCAAGATCCCAAGCAAAGCCTCCGCCAAGTACCTGGCCAAGAAGTTCAACAAATCGGAGCAGTACATAGG GGAGAACATTCTGGTGCTGGACATTTTCTTTGAAGTCCTCAACTATGAGACCATCGAGCAGAAAAAGGCCTATGAGATCGCAGGGCTGTTGG GTGACATCGGGGGCCAGATGGGGTTGTTCATCGGTGCCAGCATCCTCACCGTGCTGGAACTCTTTGACTATGCCTACGAG GTCATTAAGCACAGGCTGTGCAGACGTGGAAAGTGCCAGAAGGAGGCTAAGAGGAGCAGCGCAGACAAGGGCGTGGCGCTCAGCCTGGATGACGTCAAAAGACAC AATCCCTGCGAGAGCCTCCGAGGACATCCTGCCGGGATGACGTACGCTGCCAACATCCTACCTCACCATCCCGCTCGAGGCACGTTTGAGGACTTTACCTGCTAA
- the Asic1 gene encoding acid-sensing ion channel 1 isoform X6, with amino-acid sequence MELLTQEAEDETSFEAGIKVQIHSQDEPPFIDQLGFGVAPGFQTFVSCQEQRLIYLPSPWGTCNAVTMDSDFFDSYSITACRIDCETRYLVENCNCRMVHMPGDAPYCTPEQYKECADPALDFLVEKDQEYCVCEMPCNLTRYGKELSMVKIPSKASAKYLAKKFNKSEQYIGENILVLDIFFEVLNYETIEQKKAYEIAGLLGDIGGQMGLFIGASILTVLELFDYAYEVIKHRLCRRGKCQKEAKRSSADKGVALSLDDVKRHNPCESLRGHPAGMTYAANILPHHPARGTFEDFTC; translated from the exons ATGGAGCTGCTAACACAGGAGGCTGAAG ACGAGACATCCTTCGAAGCAGGCATCAAAGTGCAGATCCACAGTCAGGATGAACCCCCTTTCATCGACCAGCTGGGCTTTGGTGTGGCTCCAGGTTTCCAGACGTTTGTGTCTTGCCAGGAGCAGAGG CTCATCTACCTGCCCTCACCCTGGGGCACCTGCAATGCTGTTACCATGGACTCGGATTTCTTCGACTCCTACAGCATCACTGCCTGCCGGATTGATTGCGAGACGCGTTACCTGGTGGAGAACTGCAACTGCCGTATGGTGCACATGCCAG GGGACGCCCCATACTGCACTCCAGAGCAGTACAAGGAGTGTGCAGATCCTGCCCTGG ACTTCCTAGTGGAGAAAGACCAGGAATACTGCGTGTGTGAGATGCCTTGCAACCTGACCCGCTACGGCAAGGAGCTGTCCATGGTCAAGATCCCAAGCAAAGCCTCCGCCAAGTACCTGGCCAAGAAGTTCAACAAATCGGAGCAGTACATAGG GGAGAACATTCTGGTGCTGGACATTTTCTTTGAAGTCCTCAACTATGAGACCATCGAGCAGAAAAAGGCCTATGAGATCGCAGGGCTGTTGG GTGACATCGGGGGCCAGATGGGGTTGTTCATCGGTGCCAGCATCCTCACCGTGCTGGAACTCTTTGACTATGCCTACGAG GTCATTAAGCACAGGCTGTGCAGACGTGGAAAGTGCCAGAAGGAGGCTAAGAGGAGCAGCGCAGACAAGGGCGTGGCGCTCAGCCTGGATGACGTCAAAAGACAC AATCCCTGCGAGAGCCTCCGAGGACATCCTGCCGGGATGACGTACGCTGCCAACATCCTACCTCACCATCCCGCTCGAGGCACGTTTGAGGACTTTACCTGCTAA